GCGACGTGCGGTTCTTCCTCGGGCTGTTGTCGGCCCTGGAGCTCACGGCGGACGAGGAGCGGGCGCACACGGCCGACTGGGCGGCATTGGCGGCGGACGCCCCGTCGACGGTGGCGGGGTACGCCCTGGAGGTGCTGTCCCGGCTGGCCGCGTCCGGTCACCTGCCGGTGCGGCAGGCCGCCGAGGCGGCCGCCTCGGTGCTGTTCCGCACGGAGAAGAAGCTCGTGCGCGCCCAACTGTCGCTGCTCGACCGGATCCTGCGGGACGACCCCGGCGCGGCCGGGGAGCTGCTGCCGGTGGTGGCCGAGCTGTTCGGGCACGAGGACACCGACGTGCAGGAGCGGGCGGTGAAGCTGGTGGGCCGGCACCTCGGCGCGGTGGACGCGGACGTGCGCGGCGCCCTGGCCGGTACCGCCGTCGAGCTGCTGAGCCCCGTGCACCGGGACCTGGCGGCCCAGGTGTTCGGCGGGCTGCCCGCGCCGGCCGGTACGGACGGCCCGTACGAGGAGTTGCTGCCGCCCGCCCCGGAGCGGCAGCGCGTGGCTCCGGCCGCGGGGACGCTGCCGGAGCTGGTCGGGCACCTGGCCGTGGCGCTCCGCCCCGGTGAGCCGGACCCGATCGACGACGAGCGGGTGCTCGACGGGCTCGTACGCCACGCCCACGCGGACCCGGACTCGCTGCGCGAGGCGGTGACGGCGCTCCTGCCGGGTGTGTGGTGGCGCGACGAGACACGGCTCGGTCCGCAGCGGCTGGACGGGCTGCACCTGGTCCTGGCCGCGCTGCTGGGCCGGGTCGACCCCGGGGACCTGCGTCGCGCGCTGCGGCGGGAGGCGGCACCGGAGGCGTGCGTTCACGACCGGCTCGCGCACGTCCGGCTCGCGCGGACACGGGAGGTGGCACTGCGGGTGCGGACCGAGCCGCTGCCCTTCCTGCTGGCCACGCCCACCTGGCACACGGGGTCGGTGGACGCCGCCGAGCTGGTCGCGCGGCTGGCGGAGTACCGGCGGCTGGACGTGCGGCCCGCGGAGTGCGACCTCGCGCAGGCCCTGCTGCGCGTCGAGCGGAGGGGCCCGGGGACGGCCGCGGCCGCTGAGGCGGCGGCCGCGCTGGGCACGCCGGCGGGAGAGCGCCTCGCCGCCGCCCTGCTGGAGGGCCGGTCGGGGTACGGGCCGGGCACCCGGGTCGTCGTCGAGGTCGCGCGGCCCGCCCGGGCGCGGGACGTGAACCGCCCGCCCGTGGTCGGCGCGGCCGTGACGACGCCGGAACCGCCCGGGATGCGGCAGTGGTTCCCGCCGGGGCTGCGGGCCCTGGCGCGGCCGTTCGCGGGTACGGACGACGGCTGCCACTGCTGGGGGACGGTGAGCGGGCACCTGTTGACGGTGCTGCCCGAGGACCGGGAGACGCTCGCGGCGTGGCTGCTGCCGCAGGTCACGCGCGCCGTCGACGACGAGGGGCGGGACGGCGCGCGGTTCCTGCCGGCCCTCGCCGAGGCGGGCGGGGAGGCGGGACCCTCGCTGCACCTCGCGCTGGCGTGCGGACTCGGCGCGCGGCACTCGGAGGACCGGCTCGCCGCCGTCGACGCGCTGCTGGTGCTGGCGACGCGCGGGGAACTGGACGCCGGCCGCCTCGGCCGGGACCTCGCGGAGCTGGTCCGCCTCGGCACGGTGAAGGTGAACCGGCTGGCCGACGCCGTGCGCACCGCCGCGGCGACGGGCGCGTACGCGACGGTGTGGACGGTACTGGCGGCCGCGCTGGCGCCGCTCCTCACCGGTGGTGAACCGCCGCGCGGTCTGGGCGAGGTGCTGGCGGTGGCCGCGGACTGCGCCGAGCGGTGCGGTGACGCCCGGCACCTTCCCGGCGGGCCGCCGGAGGGGCTGGCCGGGACGGCGGCGCGGCGGGGGTCCTCGCGACTCGTCGTCCAGGCGAGACGGCTCGCGGGGGCACTGGAGATACCGGAGCGGCGACCGGCGCGTCGATCGACATAGCCGCAAACTGCAAAAATCAACCATTAAACATGCAGATCCATGCTTAACCAGGCAGTCACAAAGCGTTCGTGATCGCGCAACACCAGTGCGCGAGAGTGCTGCCATGACCGACACGACCCCCGCGACGACCG
This portion of the Streptomyces changanensis genome encodes:
- a CDS encoding DUF7825 domain-containing protein — translated: MTELLDVVRQGRFRDVPGLVRELAPADRAAAQSGLKALRAEVRDWGWDRWDEGCAVQRALLVAGAACHGDAAAAGAWIAARDLRRWVPVPYEQVLEAVADRDPAWLGDVAHRLAGRSATARDDYPLIRELVRRAGCAVPKTDGYVYGWVDSLSRRGARPDLASDPQAPDLVPRLFETAEAAEGLVWRKDWTEALVALPAAGTVTRPVLVDGCVSRLLRGGRQGDVRFFLGLLSALELTADEERAHTADWAALAADAPSTVAGYALEVLSRLAASGHLPVRQAAEAAASVLFRTEKKLVRAQLSLLDRILRDDPGAAGELLPVVAELFGHEDTDVQERAVKLVGRHLGAVDADVRGALAGTAVELLSPVHRDLAAQVFGGLPAPAGTDGPYEELLPPAPERQRVAPAAGTLPELVGHLAVALRPGEPDPIDDERVLDGLVRHAHADPDSLREAVTALLPGVWWRDETRLGPQRLDGLHLVLAALLGRVDPGDLRRALRREAAPEACVHDRLAHVRLARTREVALRVRTEPLPFLLATPTWHTGSVDAAELVARLAEYRRLDVRPAECDLAQALLRVERRGPGTAAAAEAAAALGTPAGERLAAALLEGRSGYGPGTRVVVEVARPARARDVNRPPVVGAAVTTPEPPGMRQWFPPGLRALARPFAGTDDGCHCWGTVSGHLLTVLPEDRETLAAWLLPQVTRAVDDEGRDGARFLPALAEAGGEAGPSLHLALACGLGARHSEDRLAAVDALLVLATRGELDAGRLGRDLAELVRLGTVKVNRLADAVRTAAATGAYATVWTVLAAALAPLLTGGEPPRGLGEVLAVAADCAERCGDARHLPGGPPEGLAGTAARRGSSRLVVQARRLAGALEIPERRPARRST